The Equus caballus isolate H_3958 breed thoroughbred chromosome 13, TB-T2T, whole genome shotgun sequence genome includes a window with the following:
- the EMP2 gene encoding epithelial membrane protein 2 codes for MLVLLAFIIIFHITSAALLFVATIDNAWWVGEEFFADIWRVCINNTNCTEINDTFTGYSMLQAVQATMILSTILCCVAFLIFVLQLFRLKQGERFVLTSIIQLMSCLCVMIAAAIYTDRREDLHKENPNFYRLISDGTYGYSFILAWVAFAFTFVSGLMYLILRKRK; via the exons ATGTTGGTGCTTCTGGCTTTCATCATCATCTTCCACATCACCTCTGCCGCGTTGCTTTTCGTCGCCACCATCGACAAT GCCTGGTGGGTAGGAGAAGAGTTCTTTGCAGACATCTGGAGAGTGTGCATCAACAACACGAATTGTACAGAAATCAATGACACCTTTACGG GTTACTCCATGCTGCAGGCGGTCCAGGCCACCATGATCCTGTCCACCATTCTCTGCTGCGTCGCCTTTCTCATCTTCGTGCTGCAGCTCTTCCGCCTCAAGCAGGGAGAGAGATTCGTCTTAACCTCCATCATCCAGCTCATGTCAT GCCTGTGCGTCATGATTGCAGCTGCCATCTACACAGACCGGCGTGAAGACCTTCACAAAGAGAACCCAAATTTCTATCGGCTGATCTCGGACGGCACATACGGCTACTCCTTCATCCTGGCGTGGGTGGCCTTTGCCTTCACCTTTGTCAGCGGCCTCATGTACCTGATATTGAGGAAGCGCAAATAG